In Aeromicrobium marinum DSM 15272, one genomic interval encodes:
- a CDS encoding thiamine-phosphate kinase produces the protein MEPSAGRPDDVSVLTVGELGEFGLIDRVRRIIGSDPRVLIGPGDDAAQVATRDGHVLVTTDLLIENRHFRRDWSTAAEVGRKAAACNLSDINAMGGIATALTIGLGAPASLPVAWAEEFTRGFVSECDLVGAQVVGGDVTAAEVVVVAVTAIGDAPRPVRRAGALPGDVVAVAGTLGLAGAGFAALSRGFRSPRAAVDAHRVPHPPYAAGPQAAAAGATSLVDVSDGLLADLGHVARASGVRIELESSRLTVPEAVVTVGEALGRDPVSFVLTGGDDYALAATFSAETPLPDGWTQIGRVSDGEAAVLVDGSPYDGDPGHQHFR, from the coding sequence ATGGAGCCATCTGCGGGTCGACCTGACGACGTGTCCGTCCTGACCGTGGGCGAGCTGGGGGAGTTCGGGCTGATCGACCGGGTGCGCCGGATCATCGGGTCCGATCCCCGGGTCCTGATCGGACCGGGTGACGATGCCGCCCAGGTGGCCACCCGTGACGGGCACGTGCTGGTCACGACCGACCTGCTGATCGAGAACCGCCACTTCAGGCGCGACTGGTCCACGGCCGCGGAGGTCGGTCGCAAGGCCGCGGCGTGCAACCTGTCGGACATCAACGCGATGGGTGGCATCGCCACGGCCCTCACGATCGGTCTCGGGGCGCCGGCGAGCCTGCCCGTCGCGTGGGCCGAGGAGTTCACCCGCGGCTTCGTCAGCGAGTGCGACCTCGTCGGCGCCCAGGTCGTCGGCGGCGACGTGACCGCGGCCGAGGTCGTCGTGGTGGCGGTGACGGCGATCGGCGACGCTCCGCGGCCCGTGCGCCGGGCGGGTGCACTTCCCGGTGACGTCGTCGCGGTCGCCGGCACGCTGGGGCTGGCCGGCGCCGGCTTCGCGGCGCTGAGCCGTGGGTTCCGCTCGCCCCGGGCAGCCGTCGACGCCCACCGGGTGCCTCATCCGCCGTACGCGGCGGGCCCGCAGGCGGCTGCTGCCGGCGCGACCTCGCTGGTGGACGTCAGTGACGGGCTGCTCGCCGACCTCGGCCACGTGGCGCGGGCCAGCGGGGTGCGGATCGAGCTGGAGTCCTCACGACTGACCGTCCCGGAGGCCGTCGTCACGGTGGGGGAGGCCCTCGGCCGCGACCCGGTGTCGTTCGTGCTGACCGGGGGCGACGACTACGCGTTGGCGGCGACCTTCAGCGCCGAGACCCCGCTGCCCGACGGGTGGACGCAGATCGGCCGGGTGTCCGACGGCGAGGCCGCCGTGCTCGTCGACGGATCACCGTACGACGGCGACCCGGGCCACCAGCACTTCCGCTGA
- a CDS encoding Lrp/AsnC family transcriptional regulator gives MTVQAYVLVQTEVGKAAEVAEAIAGIDGVTTSEDVTGPYDVIVRAQGTSMDQLGTLVVGTIQKVPGITRTLTCPVVRI, from the coding sequence ATGACCGTGCAGGCCTACGTCCTGGTCCAGACCGAGGTCGGCAAGGCGGCCGAGGTCGCCGAGGCGATCGCCGGGATCGACGGGGTGACGACGTCCGAGGACGTCACCGGTCCCTACGACGTGATCGTGCGGGCCCAGGGCACGTCGATGGACCAGCTCGGGACCCTCGTCGTCGGCACCATCCAGAAGGTCCCCGGGATCACCCGGACGTTGACCTGCCCCGTCGTCCGGATCTGA
- a CDS encoding D-alanine--D-alanine ligase family protein — protein MSPNPGTSVRRPRLAVVFGGRSSEHGVSCLTAREVLAALDPDRYDVRPIGITTDGAWVEETARWDDLAPGTLPAVRADGPVFAWERLAEFDAVFPLLHGPWGEDGTVQGLLEMADIRYVGAGVLASAVSMDKPFTKTVFSAAGLPQIPYVTIRPWEWNRERSRVEARIRALGLPVFVKPARAGSSSGVAMVESWDDLDAAVVAARAFDPKVIVEAFARGKRELECGVLQGPDGRPVASVVGEITVAAESDHDFYDFEAKYLDGTSVNLVPADIPVTLSERIRTYAVQAFEAVGCEGLARVDFFLTDDGLVVNEINTMPGFTPFSMFPLLWEASGVRYEDLVDRLVRLALDRDTGLR, from the coding sequence ATGTCCCCGAACCCCGGTACCAGCGTCCGCCGCCCCCGGCTCGCCGTCGTGTTCGGCGGCAGGTCCAGCGAGCACGGCGTGTCGTGCCTGACCGCTCGTGAGGTGCTCGCGGCCCTCGACCCCGATCGCTACGACGTCCGACCGATCGGCATCACGACCGACGGTGCCTGGGTCGAGGAGACCGCTCGGTGGGACGACCTGGCCCCCGGCACCCTGCCGGCGGTCCGTGCCGACGGTCCGGTCTTCGCGTGGGAGCGGTTGGCGGAGTTCGATGCCGTGTTCCCGCTGCTGCACGGTCCGTGGGGCGAGGACGGAACGGTCCAGGGGCTGCTGGAGATGGCCGACATCCGGTACGTCGGCGCCGGCGTGCTGGCGAGCGCGGTCAGCATGGACAAGCCGTTCACCAAGACCGTCTTCTCTGCGGCCGGTCTCCCGCAGATCCCGTACGTCACCATCCGGCCGTGGGAGTGGAACCGCGAGCGGTCCCGGGTCGAGGCCCGCATCCGCGCGCTCGGGCTGCCCGTGTTCGTGAAGCCGGCGAGAGCGGGGTCCAGCTCGGGGGTCGCGATGGTCGAGTCGTGGGACGACCTGGACGCTGCCGTCGTGGCCGCTCGGGCCTTCGACCCCAAGGTCATCGTCGAGGCGTTCGCCCGGGGCAAGCGTGAGCTGGAGTGCGGCGTCCTGCAGGGCCCGGACGGCCGGCCGGTGGCCAGCGTCGTCGGCGAGATCACCGTCGCCGCGGAGTCCGACCACGACTTCTACGACTTCGAGGCCAAGTACCTCGACGGGACCAGCGTCAACCTGGTCCCGGCCGACATCCCGGTCACGCTCAGCGAGCGGATCCGGACCTACGCCGTGCAGGCCTTCGAGGCCGTCGGCTGCGAGGGCCTGGCGCGCGTCGACTTCTTCCTCACCGACGACGGTCTGGTCGTCAACGAGATCAACACGATGCCGGGCTTCACCCCGTTCTCGATGTTCCCGCTGCTGTGGGAGGCGTCAGGCGTGCGGTACGAGGACCTCGTCGACCGGCTCGTGCGCCTGGCGCTCGACCGCGACACGGGTCTGCGCTGA
- a CDS encoding trans-sulfuration enzyme family protein has translation MRSRPRAPETVAVAAGRPAATPGGPLNSPITLASALVPGGDSEYARHGNPTWTDFEAALGALEGGRALAFASGMAATTALLELVPPGGTVVAAAGSYYGTTSQLSERVRRGQVDLRLVDVTDTEAVVRASEDAALLWLESPTNPGLDVADIRTIASTVSAAGTAVAVDNTFATPLRQKPLELGADFVVHSASKLIAGHSDVVLGAVVTNDDRAYRALASRRSSHGAIPGALETYLALRGLRTLHVRLDRAEQNARELSSRLALAPQVTGLRYPGFGTIIAFEVAAGPVAAQKMTEVSRLITYATSLGGVESTWERRRRHTNEPVDVPESLVRLSVGIEHVDDLWDDLAAALDVVG, from the coding sequence ATGCGATCTCGACCACGTGCGCCCGAGACCGTCGCCGTCGCCGCGGGTCGCCCCGCCGCGACCCCCGGGGGTCCGCTCAACTCACCGATCACGCTGGCCAGCGCGCTGGTCCCGGGAGGCGACTCGGAGTACGCGCGCCACGGCAACCCGACCTGGACCGACTTCGAGGCGGCGCTGGGGGCGCTCGAGGGCGGTCGCGCGCTGGCGTTCGCCTCCGGCATGGCCGCCACCACCGCGCTGCTCGAGCTGGTGCCACCCGGGGGGACCGTCGTGGCGGCTGCCGGCTCGTACTACGGCACCACCAGCCAGCTGTCCGAACGCGTCCGTCGCGGCCAGGTGGACCTGCGTCTGGTCGACGTGACCGACACCGAGGCGGTCGTGCGAGCCTCGGAGGATGCGGCGCTGCTGTGGCTGGAGTCCCCGACCAATCCCGGTCTCGACGTCGCCGACATCCGCACGATCGCCTCCACCGTCTCGGCCGCGGGGACCGCCGTCGCCGTCGACAACACCTTCGCCACCCCCCTGCGCCAGAAGCCGCTCGAGCTCGGAGCGGACTTCGTGGTGCACTCCGCGTCCAAGCTGATCGCCGGACACAGCGACGTGGTCCTGGGCGCGGTCGTCACCAACGACGACCGTGCGTACCGGGCCCTCGCGTCACGACGCAGCAGCCACGGGGCGATCCCGGGGGCCCTGGAGACCTACCTGGCCCTGCGCGGCCTGCGCACCCTGCACGTGAGGCTCGACCGCGCCGAGCAGAACGCCCGGGAGCTCAGCTCACGACTGGCCCTCGCGCCGCAGGTCACGGGCCTGCGCTACCCGGGGTTCGGCACCATCATCGCGTTCGAGGTGGCCGCGGGACCGGTGGCGGCCCAGAAGATGACCGAGGTCAGCCGGCTGATCACCTACGCGACGAGCCTCGGCGGCGTGGAGTCCACCTGGGAGCGGCGACGCCGCCACACCAACGAGCCGGTCGACGTGCCGGAGTCGCTCGTGCGGCTCTCGGTGGGCATCGAGCACGTCGACGACCTGTGGGACGACCTGGCGGCCGCGCTCGACGTGGTGGGCTGA
- a CDS encoding NAD(P)H-dependent glycerol-3-phosphate dehydrogenase, translated as MATIAVMGAGSWGTAFALVLADAGNDVTMWGRRAELCEAISTTHENPDYLPGIELPDAVRATSDPAEALAGAEVVVLAVPSQQLRANLTDWGRHIGPDAVLVSLMKGVELGTHLRMSEVIAELTGAGPERIAVVSGPNLAREIAEREPAASVVACADRQVAESLQRICHSPTFRPYTNDDVVGCELGGTTKNVIGLAVGVAVGLGFGDNAKASIITRGLAETARLGAALGADPLTFSGLAGMGDLVATCSSPLSRNRSFGEKLGQGLTVDEVVAQTRQVAEGVKSCTSVKELAELHGVDMPIVQGVNALVKGEVGPRELVAAMISRATQPEVR; from the coding sequence ATGGCCACGATCGCCGTGATGGGTGCCGGATCATGGGGCACCGCGTTCGCGCTGGTGCTCGCCGATGCCGGCAACGACGTGACGATGTGGGGGCGTCGCGCCGAGCTGTGCGAGGCGATCTCGACGACCCACGAGAACCCTGACTACCTGCCCGGGATCGAGCTGCCGGACGCCGTCCGTGCGACGTCGGACCCCGCCGAGGCGCTGGCCGGTGCCGAGGTCGTGGTGCTCGCCGTCCCGTCCCAGCAGCTGCGGGCCAACCTCACCGACTGGGGGCGGCACATCGGACCCGACGCCGTGCTGGTGAGCCTCATGAAGGGCGTCGAGCTGGGCACCCACCTGCGCATGAGCGAGGTCATCGCCGAGCTCACCGGTGCCGGGCCCGAACGGATCGCGGTCGTGAGCGGACCGAACCTCGCCCGCGAGATCGCCGAGCGGGAACCGGCCGCGAGTGTCGTCGCCTGCGCCGACCGGCAGGTGGCCGAGTCCCTGCAGCGGATCTGCCACTCGCCGACCTTCCGGCCGTACACCAACGACGACGTCGTGGGGTGCGAGCTCGGCGGCACCACCAAGAACGTCATCGGGCTGGCCGTCGGCGTGGCGGTCGGCCTCGGCTTCGGCGACAACGCCAAGGCGTCGATCATCACCCGTGGCCTCGCCGAGACCGCCCGGCTGGGTGCCGCGCTGGGCGCGGACCCGCTGACGTTCTCGGGGCTGGCCGGCATGGGCGACCTGGTGGCCACGTGCTCCTCGCCGTTGTCGCGCAACCGCAGCTTCGGCGAGAAGCTCGGCCAGGGGTTGACGGTCGACGAGGTCGTCGCCCAGACCCGGCAGGTGGCCGAGGGGGTCAAGTCCTGCACCTCGGTCAAGGAGCTGGCCGAGCTGCACGGTGTCGACATGCCGATCGTCCAGGGGGTCAACGCGCTCGTGAAGGGCGAGGTCGGCCCGCGGGAGCTGGTCGCCGCGATGATCTCGCGGGCCACCCAGCCGGAGGTGCGCTGA
- a CDS encoding lysophospholipid acyltransferase family protein translates to MSRWSGMPRTTRWVVRVIRPFLQVFTRRDWSGADRLPTGGYVLAPNHLSHLDPFLISHFMVDHGIAPRFLAKDTLMTLPVGGRLLRGTEQIPVYRNTEGAAESLQAAVRAVEAGQVVTIYPEGTLTRDPDAWPMSGRTGAVRVALATGRPLVPMAQWGAQEILWPYSRRLRLLPRKTVRIRIGDPVDLSDLEGRPLTEDLLHEATDRLMDTLTTMLAEVRGELPTRPRLDVRTLEPPRTTYKRLEP, encoded by the coding sequence ATGAGCAGGTGGTCGGGCATGCCGCGGACGACGCGGTGGGTCGTGCGGGTGATCCGGCCCTTCCTGCAGGTCTTCACCCGTCGGGACTGGTCCGGCGCCGACCGGCTGCCGACCGGTGGGTACGTGCTCGCGCCCAACCACCTCTCGCACCTCGATCCGTTCCTGATCTCCCACTTCATGGTCGACCACGGCATCGCGCCGAGATTCCTGGCCAAGGACACGCTGATGACGCTGCCGGTCGGCGGCCGGCTGCTGCGGGGCACCGAGCAGATCCCCGTCTACCGCAACACCGAGGGCGCGGCGGAGTCGCTGCAGGCAGCCGTGCGCGCCGTCGAGGCAGGCCAGGTCGTGACCATCTACCCCGAGGGCACCCTCACCCGTGATCCCGACGCCTGGCCCATGTCCGGGAGGACCGGGGCGGTGCGGGTCGCGCTGGCCACCGGGCGCCCTCTGGTCCCGATGGCGCAGTGGGGAGCACAGGAGATCCTGTGGCCCTACTCGCGCCGCCTCCGGCTCCTGCCGCGCAAGACGGTGCGGATCCGCATCGGAGATCCCGTCGACCTCAGCGACCTCGAGGGGCGCCCGCTCACCGAGGACCTCCTGCACGAGGCGACCGACCGGTTGATGGACACCCTCACCACCATGCTGGCCGAGGTGCGCGGCGAGCTGCCGACCCGGCCGCGACTGGACGTCCGCACCCTCGAGCCACCCCGGACCACCTACAAGAGACTGGAGCCCTAG
- a CDS encoding TetR/AcrR family transcriptional regulator: MAPNAERRRDLADAGLRVMAGEGARGLTHRAVDAEAGVPVGTTSNYFRTRDSLVAALVDRIGERIAPDPEIHARLAVRPRDRETFADYLRDIVARLTAERDVTLALFELRLEAARRPEVADRLGEWLRAGFDADVEFNLGAGLPGGREEIALFHYAIDGLMLDRLTTPIDPGTSSEDIVERLVAGLLPGS, encoded by the coding sequence ATGGCCCCCAATGCCGAACGCCGACGTGACCTCGCCGATGCCGGTCTGCGGGTCATGGCCGGCGAGGGTGCTCGAGGCCTGACCCACCGAGCGGTCGATGCCGAGGCCGGCGTCCCGGTGGGCACGACGTCCAACTACTTCCGGACCCGGGACTCGTTGGTGGCGGCGCTCGTGGACCGGATCGGCGAGCGGATCGCTCCGGACCCCGAGATCCATGCGCGTCTCGCGGTCCGGCCGCGTGACCGCGAGACGTTCGCGGACTACCTGCGGGACATCGTCGCCCGCCTGACGGCTGAGCGGGACGTGACGCTGGCGCTGTTCGAACTTCGTCTCGAGGCTGCGAGGCGCCCCGAGGTCGCGGATCGTCTCGGCGAGTGGCTACGGGCCGGATTCGACGCCGACGTCGAGTTCAACCTCGGTGCGGGGCTTCCCGGCGGCCGTGAGGAGATCGCCTTGTTCCACTACGCGATCGACGGCCTGATGCTCGACCGGCTCACCACGCCGATCGACCCCGGTACCTCGAGCGAGGACATCGTCGAGCGACTGGTCGCCGGACTCCTTCCCGGCAGCTGA
- a CDS encoding dihydrofolate reductase family protein — MRELTYLVAVSLDGLIAAPDGSYDAFSTEGDHMDVLFDEYADTIPTHVQDAVGITSDQSRFDTVVMGWDTYLPALSVGIDNPYRHLRQVVASRRSRTVPAGITVTADPLETVRALKADTHGTGVYLAGGGQLAATVIDEIDHLVLKINPLLLGDGIRLFGKTTHMPRGFALTSTRACDSGVVIAEYSRCR, encoded by the coding sequence ATGCGTGAACTGACCTACCTCGTCGCCGTCAGTCTCGACGGCCTGATCGCCGCGCCCGACGGGAGCTACGACGCCTTCTCGACCGAGGGCGACCACATGGACGTGCTGTTCGACGAGTACGCCGACACCATCCCGACTCACGTGCAGGACGCTGTCGGCATCACCTCAGACCAGTCACGCTTCGACACCGTCGTGATGGGGTGGGACACCTACCTGCCCGCGCTCTCGGTCGGGATCGACAATCCGTACAGACACCTGCGCCAGGTCGTGGCGTCCCGCCGGTCTCGCACGGTGCCGGCTGGGATCACGGTGACCGCGGACCCACTCGAGACGGTCCGGGCACTCAAGGCGGACACCCACGGCACCGGCGTCTACCTGGCGGGCGGTGGTCAGCTGGCCGCCACCGTCATCGACGAGATCGACCACCTGGTCCTGAAGATCAATCCGCTGCTGCTCGGCGACGGCATCCGCCTCTTCGGCAAGACGACCCACATGCCCCGTGGCTTTGCCCTCACCTCGACCCGAGCCTGCGATTCAGGCGTCGTGATCGCCGAGTACAGCCGGTGCCGTTGA
- the leuD gene encoding 3-isopropylmalate dehydratase small subunit — MEKFTRHTGVGAPLRRSNVDTDQIIPAVWLKKVTRDGFEEGLFSAWRNDPEFVLNQDAYREATVLVAGPDFGTGSSREHAVWALQNYGFKVVISPRFGDIFRGNSGKAGLLAAQVDDKVVQRLWDHLDEHPGATISVDLEERTVRAGEGPDAIEDSFTIDDYTRWRLLEGLDDVGITLSHEADIAAHEAARPAFKPATL; from the coding sequence ATGGAGAAGTTCACCCGCCACACCGGCGTCGGCGCCCCGCTGCGCCGCAGCAACGTCGACACCGACCAGATCATCCCGGCGGTCTGGCTCAAGAAGGTCACCCGCGACGGGTTCGAGGAGGGTCTGTTCTCCGCGTGGCGCAACGACCCCGAGTTCGTCCTCAACCAGGACGCCTACCGCGAAGCAACCGTGCTCGTCGCCGGACCCGACTTCGGCACCGGGTCCTCGCGCGAGCACGCGGTCTGGGCCCTGCAGAACTACGGCTTCAAGGTCGTCATCTCGCCGCGCTTCGGTGACATCTTCCGCGGCAACTCCGGGAAGGCCGGGCTGCTGGCGGCCCAGGTCGACGACAAGGTCGTCCAGCGGCTCTGGGACCACCTCGACGAGCACCCGGGCGCGACGATCTCGGTCGACCTCGAGGAGCGGACCGTCCGAGCCGGCGAGGGCCCGGACGCGATCGAGGACTCCTTCACGATCGACGACTACACGCGGTGGCGGCTGCTGGAGGGTCTCGACGACGTGGGCATCACGTTGAGCCACGAGGCCGACATCGCGGCGCACGAGGCGGCTCGCCCCGCCTTCAAGCCCGCCACCCTCTGA
- the leuC gene encoding 3-isopropylmalate dehydratase large subunit translates to MGKTLAEKIWDEHVVRSAAGEPDLLYIDLHLIHEVTSPQAFDGLRLAGRTVRRPDLTLATEDHNIPTTDLDQPIADLVSRTQVETLRRNCEEFGVRLHPMGDIDQGIVHVVGPQLGLTQPGMTVVCGDSHTSTHGAFGSIAFGIGTSEVEHVLATQSLSQARPKMMAVEVVGELPVGSTAKDLILSLITQETTGGGQGYIVEYRGEAIRALSMEARMTICNMSIEWGAKAGLIAPDQVTYDYLQGRPHAPTGADWDAAVAHWDSLVTDDDAVFDKVVTIDAATITPFVTWGTNPGQGVPLSGSVPDPASFEDDNERIAAENALRYMGLEAGTPMKDIKVDTVFIGSCTNGRIEDLRVAASLIDGHHVADDTRILVVPGSVRVRLQAEAEGLDQIFLKAGAEWRGAGCSMCLGMNPDQLAPGERSASTSNRNFEGRQGKGGRTHLVSPDVAVATGVLGHLAGPADLAQLSTAGA, encoded by the coding sequence ATGGGCAAGACGCTGGCCGAGAAGATCTGGGACGAGCACGTGGTGCGCAGCGCCGCGGGCGAGCCCGACCTGCTCTACATCGATCTGCACCTCATCCACGAGGTCACCAGCCCGCAGGCCTTCGACGGACTCCGTCTCGCCGGGCGTACCGTGCGGCGTCCCGACCTGACCCTGGCCACCGAGGACCACAACATCCCGACCACCGATCTCGACCAGCCGATCGCCGACCTGGTGTCGCGCACGCAGGTCGAGACGCTGCGTCGCAACTGCGAGGAGTTCGGCGTCCGACTCCACCCGATGGGCGACATCGACCAGGGCATCGTGCACGTCGTCGGCCCGCAGCTGGGTCTGACGCAGCCCGGCATGACCGTCGTGTGCGGCGACTCCCACACCTCGACCCACGGCGCGTTCGGGTCCATCGCCTTCGGTATCGGCACGTCCGAGGTCGAGCACGTCCTGGCGACCCAGTCGCTGTCCCAGGCCCGTCCGAAGATGATGGCCGTCGAGGTCGTGGGTGAGCTGCCGGTCGGCTCCACGGCCAAGGACCTGATCCTCTCGCTGATCACGCAGGAGACCACCGGCGGTGGGCAGGGCTACATCGTGGAGTACCGGGGCGAGGCCATCCGGGCGCTGTCGATGGAGGCCCGCATGACGATCTGCAACATGTCGATCGAGTGGGGCGCCAAGGCCGGTCTCATCGCGCCCGACCAGGTCACCTACGACTACCTGCAGGGCCGTCCGCACGCGCCGACCGGCGCCGACTGGGACGCTGCCGTGGCGCACTGGGACAGCCTGGTCACCGACGACGACGCCGTGTTCGACAAGGTCGTCACCATCGACGCCGCCACGATCACGCCCTTCGTCACCTGGGGCACCAACCCCGGTCAGGGCGTGCCGCTGTCGGGCAGCGTGCCCGACCCGGCCTCCTTCGAGGACGACAACGAGCGCATCGCCGCCGAGAACGCCCTGCGCTACATGGGCCTCGAGGCCGGCACCCCGATGAAGGACATCAAGGTCGACACGGTGTTCATCGGGTCGTGCACCAACGGCCGGATCGAGGACCTCAGGGTGGCCGCGTCCCTGATCGACGGTCACCACGTGGCCGACGACACCCGCATCCTCGTGGTGCCGGGCTCGGTGCGGGTGCGGCTGCAGGCCGAGGCCGAGGGGCTCGACCAGATCTTCCTCAAGGCGGGCGCCGAGTGGCGCGGCGCGGGATGCTCGATGTGCCTGGGCATGAACCCCGACCAGCTCGCACCGGGGGAGCGCAGCGCGTCGACCTCCAACCGCAACTTCGAGGGACGTCAGGGCAAGGGCGGACGCACCCACCTCGTGTCGCCCGACGTGGCGGTCGCCACCGGCGTGCTCGGTCACCTGGCCGGCCCCGCCGACCTCGCCCAGCTCTCGACGGCAGGAGCCTGA
- a CDS encoding IclR family transcriptional regulator: MDNSSGVGVLDKAALVLAALEPGPATLAGLVASTGLARPTAHRLAVALEHHRLVARDLQGRFILGPRLGELASAAGEDRLLAAAGPVLARLRDITGESAQLFRRQGEHRVCVAAADRPTGLRDSIPVGSQLTMTGGSAAQILLSWEDPERMNKGLLKATFSAAELSAVRRRGWAQSIGERETGVGSVSAPVRSPSGKVVAAVSVSGPLERLTRQPGRMHAPAVVAAGERLSQSLRRHA, encoded by the coding sequence ATGGACAACTCTAGCGGAGTCGGGGTCCTCGACAAAGCGGCTCTCGTGCTGGCCGCGCTCGAGCCGGGTCCGGCCACCCTCGCCGGCCTGGTCGCGAGCACGGGACTCGCCCGCCCCACCGCTCATCGCCTCGCCGTCGCGCTGGAGCACCACCGCCTGGTCGCGCGCGACCTGCAGGGGCGCTTCATCCTCGGGCCGCGGCTCGGCGAGCTGGCCTCCGCCGCCGGCGAGGACCGCCTGCTCGCCGCCGCCGGACCGGTCCTGGCCCGCCTGCGCGACATCACCGGCGAGTCGGCGCAGCTGTTCCGCCGGCAGGGTGAGCACCGGGTCTGCGTCGCCGCCGCCGACCGCCCCACCGGCCTGCGCGACTCGATCCCGGTCGGCAGCCAGCTCACGATGACGGGGGGCTCCGCCGCGCAGATCCTGCTGTCGTGGGAGGACCCCGAGCGGATGAACAAGGGGCTGCTGAAGGCGACCTTCTCCGCCGCCGAGCTCTCGGCGGTCCGGCGGCGCGGGTGGGCGCAGAGCATCGGCGAGCGGGAGACCGGTGTCGGGTCGGTGTCGGCGCCCGTGCGCTCACCCTCGGGCAAGGTCGTGGCCGCCGTCTCGGTCTCCGGACCGCTGGAGCGCCTCACCCGCCAGCCCGGCCGCATGCACGCACCGGCGGTCGTCGCCGCCGGCGAACGCCTCTCGCAGAGCCTGCGGCGCCACGCCTGA
- a CDS encoding anti-sigma factor domain-containing protein: MTDDRDRRHDLIAAAASGDLTESERQELALLAAADPTVWQEVDELRGVVEQLRGLDHWDPSLPRPDLADRIAERVRSGDEAAAPGRWRRSALLATAAAVLLLAGAAGGLAVQDIREAPPIGPPGTLGAVEVVDFDRAPAGVDLTASVVAHTWGTEAIIDVSGLAPGETYEIVFVDETGADVSAGAFLGSDVVIHCRMNAAVLRDDVIALRIELDDGTVVGAARLPEVAG, translated from the coding sequence ATGACCGATGACCGCGACCGACGCCACGACCTGATCGCCGCTGCGGCATCGGGCGACCTGACCGAGTCCGAGCGGCAGGAGCTCGCGCTGCTGGCCGCCGCCGACCCGACCGTGTGGCAGGAGGTGGACGAGCTGCGAGGCGTCGTCGAGCAGCTGAGGGGGCTCGACCACTGGGACCCGTCGCTGCCCCGGCCCGACCTTGCCGACCGCATCGCCGAACGGGTTCGGTCGGGCGACGAGGCCGCCGCACCCGGCCGGTGGCGTCGCTCGGCCCTCCTCGCGACCGCGGCTGCCGTGCTCCTGCTGGCCGGTGCCGCCGGCGGGCTCGCCGTCCAGGACATCCGTGAGGCGCCGCCGATCGGACCGCCGGGGACCCTGGGCGCCGTCGAGGTGGTCGACTTCGACCGGGCTCCGGCGGGGGTCGACCTGACGGCGTCCGTGGTGGCCCACACCTGGGGCACCGAGGCCATCATCGACGTGAGCGGGCTGGCGCCGGGGGAGACCTACGAGATCGTCTTCGTCGACGAGACCGGTGCCGACGTGTCCGCCGGCGCCTTCCTGGGGTCCGACGTCGTCATCCACTGCCGGATGAACGCCGCCGTGCTGCGGGACGACGTGATCGCCCTGCGGATCGAGCTGGACGACGGCACCGTCGTGGGGGCCGCCCGGCTCCCCGAGGTGGCGGGCTGA
- a CDS encoding RNA polymerase sigma factor, with protein MTSTVAFALSPGRVGATLERDRGRRSGRSREAMSTMARDPRTFDVARAYRDHGPAIFGFAVNAVRDRSLAEECLQETFVRAWRHRERFDERRGSERTWLFTIARRVLVDLIRSRDRRTALVVRAGDPVEHDGRPMEQAVDRLALVEALARLTDAHREVVVAVTIGGASYQDVSDRTGVPVATLRTRMFHALRALRTHLQEEDDDDR; from the coding sequence ATGACCTCGACCGTGGCGTTCGCCTTGTCGCCCGGCCGCGTCGGGGCGACACTGGAGCGCGACCGCGGACGGCGGTCCGGCCGATCGCGGGAGGCGATGTCGACGATGGCGCGTGACCCGCGGACCTTCGACGTCGCGCGCGCCTACCGCGACCACGGCCCGGCCATCTTCGGTTTCGCCGTCAATGCGGTGCGTGACCGGTCCTTGGCCGAGGAGTGCCTGCAGGAGACGTTCGTGCGCGCCTGGCGTCACCGCGAGCGCTTCGACGAACGACGCGGCAGCGAGCGCACCTGGTTGTTCACCATCGCCCGTCGGGTCCTGGTCGACCTGATCCGGTCCCGTGACCGCCGGACCGCCTTGGTCGTGCGGGCGGGGGACCCGGTGGAGCACGATGGCCGGCCGATGGAGCAGGCGGTCGACCGGTTGGCGCTCGTCGAGGCCCTGGCCCGGCTGACCGACGCCCACCGCGAGGTCGTCGTGGCCGTCACGATCGGCGGCGCGTCCTACCAGGACGTCAGCGACCGCACCGGGGTCCCGGTCGCCACCCTGCGGACCCGCATGTTCCACGCACTGCGCGCCCTGCGCACCCACCTTCAGGAGGAGGACGACGATGACCGATGA